In Desulfovibrio desulfuricans DSM 642, the sequence AGCCCCCAACCTGCCCGTTATTCTGCTTACGGGGCATGCCTGCATGGGCGTGGCCGTGCAGGGGCTTGATCTTGGCGCGTATGACTACATGCTCAAGCCCGTGGCCATCAGCGAGCTGATTATCAAGATGGAGGAAGCGGCCCGGTCCGCTATGTGACATGACGCTGCTCGACTGCCTGCGAAAGTGGCTGGTGCGCGATGGCTCGGATGAGCCGGACGCGGAACAGCTTGCGCGTGAGGAGGCTTTTAAGGCCCATCTGAGGGAGCGTTGCGCGCGCTTCCGCCGCTTGCTGTCGTCCAACAAGACAGCCCTTGAGGCCATGAGCGATGTGGAGGAGCACCTCTCTGGCGCGCGGCCCTTTGGCATGGATTATGTGCATGCCGTGAGTACTCGCGCCGTAACGGCGGTTTTTCAGATGGTGCGCGACCTCAACGCGCTTTCAGATGAAGGCTACGAGCCTTTGCAGCAGGCTTTTGACCGCATTCGTGAGCAGATGCAGAATCTGCTCGAAGATCAGCCGCATCAGGACGGCCCCAATATCATGCCGCTTGGCGATATTCGCCTGCACCACATTACCCTTGTGGGCGGCAAGATGGCCAATCTGGGTGAAGTGGCGGCCCACGCGGGGCTGGACGTGCCTGATGGTTTTGCCGTGACGGTCAGCGCCTACTACCGTTTTATGGAATACAGCGGCCTGCACAGCGAGCTGAACCGCCGCATTCAGGCTACGGATATGCACAGCCTGGATGAAGTTTTCAGCCTTTCTGCGGCCTTGCAGCAGGCCGTGCTCAGTGCGCCCCTGCCGCCGGAGCTGGAGCAGGAAATTACCGAGGCCGTGGCCGTCATGCAGCGCCGGGCCGGACCGGGCCTTGCCCTTGCCCTGCGCAGCAGCGCCGTGGGCGAAGATTCGCTTGGTGTCTCCTTTGCCGGGCAGTACCGCTCCGAGCTTAACGTGCCGCCGGAAGAAGCCTGCGAAGTCTGGAAAGAAATTATCGCCAGCAAGTATGCCGTGACGGCCATGAGCTATCGGTATCAGCACGGTATCCCTGACGATGCTGCGCCCATGTGCGTGGGTGTGCTTGCCATGGTGCCCGCTGCCGCTGGCGGCGTGGCCTACAGCCGTGATCCTGTGGCTGCCGCGCGCGGGCAGGAGCAGGTGCTGCTCAATGCCGTGCCGGGCCTGCCTCAGGCCGTGGTGGACGGCGCAGTTACCCCTGATGTCTTTATTTTTACCCGCACCAATCCGCCGCAGCCTATAAGCAAGACTCTTGCAGGGCTTGCTGGCGTGCCAGCCAGCCTTACGGATGCGCAGGCCGCAGACCTTGCACAGGTTGCGCTGGCGCTGGAAGAATACTACGCCGAACCGCAGGATGTGGAATGGGCGCTTGATTCCCGCAACGGCCGCATTGTGGTGCTGCAAAGCCGCCCCCTGCACGAGGCGGATGCCGCCACGGAAAACCGCGGCGATGTTGCGGACGGCGCAGCGGTGGGATCGGGCGAGTGTAAAATCCTGGCGGAAAATCTGCCCGAAGGCCTTTCCATGCTGGCCTGCGGGGGCGTTGCCGTAAGCCCCGGCGTGGGCATGGGGCCTGTGTTTGTTGCCCGCAAGGAAGCGGACATGCTTTCCTTCCCCAAGGGCGGCATTCTGGTAGTCGAACGGGCCTTGCCCCGCTGGGCCCCCCTGCTTTCCCGCGCATCTGGCATGGTCAGCGAGACGGGCGGCATGGCGGGCCATCTGGCCTCTGTGGCGCGCGAATACCGCCTGCCAGCCGTGTTCAGCCTGCCCAAGGCCTGCAGCCTGCTGGATAACGCCGGAGACGCCACTCTGGATGCCGTGCGCTGCGCCGTATTCGCGGGGCTGAATCCCGAGCTTGCCGCCCATGTGTCGGAGCCGCCCAATCTCATGGAAGGCAGCCCTGTGCATCAGCGGCTTGAGGCCCTGGCGACCCTGATAGTTCCCCTGCATCTGCTGGACCCGGAATCACCGGAATTTGCGCCGGAACATTGCCAGACTCTGCACGACATCACCCGCTTTTGCCACGAAAAATCCGTGCAGCTCATGTTCGAGGAAGGCTCGGACGTAAACCAGCGCATGGGCAAGCAGCTCAAGGCCGGGGTCAAGCTTCAGTACTGGATTGTGGACATGGGCGGCGGTTTCAGGCGGCATGTGGGCGGCGCGGTGGTGGATATCGCCGATATAGCGAGTACGCCCATGCTGGCCCTGTGGGACGGCATGGTGGCCGTGCCCTGGGCCGGGCCGCCTGCGGCAAGCGCCTCTGGCTTCATGAGTGTGATGATTGAAAGTACCATGAATCCGGATCTGGAAAGCACAGCGCCCAATGCCATGTCCAACAAAAACTTTTTTATCATTTCTGATAATTACATGATTTTGCAGGCACGCTACGGCTACCATTTTTGCACGGTTGAAAGTCTGGCTGGCGCAAATAATCATGAAAATTTTGTGAGCTTCCAGTTCAAGGGCGGTGCCGCTGACCGCCAGCGCCGCCGTCTGCGCGCCCGAATGGTTGCCGACCTGCTGGAGGCGCACGGTTTCCGCGCTGATGTGAAGGACGATTCGCTCTTTGCCGTGGCGGAAAACTTCCCCGCTGCCGATATTCTGCAAAAAACCCGCATGATCGGCTATCTGCTCATCCATACCCGACAGGTGGACATGATTATGCTGGAGCAGGAGCGTGCCGCGTCCCTCAGGGAAAAACTGGGCGGCGACATGGCCTCGTTGCTCGACAGGCCTTTACCGGCGGGCGATTAGAGGTTTTTTCAGCACACGTTCACGGTGCTACCTTCCAGAGAAACCTGTACGCTGGCTATGCCTTTGCGCCGAGTGCGGCGCGGGGGCACCCCTTTATCTTCCTTGCCATTACATTCCTAGCTGTTTACTACAAAAAACAGGCGACTGCGCTGGACTATCCGGCGGGTTGCGCCTCTGTTTGTCCTAAGTTTTTCGTATTCTGGAGTAGAGTTCATGAGCAGACCAAGAATTTTTGTTCCGCGTACGGTGGTGCCCGAGGCGCTTGAATCGCTGCAAACCCGCTGTGATGTGGAGATGGGCCCCGGCGGCGGTTTACCGCACGAAAAGCTGGTTGAAGCGGTACGCGGATGCGATGGCGTTCTTTCGCCGGTGGTGGCCTTGCCCGCGGATGTCATTGATGCCATGGCCCCGACCTGCAAGGTTATTTCCTGCTTTGGCGTTGGTTTTGATCATGTGGATATAGCCGCTGCCACCCGCAACGGCATATGGGTGACGCACAATCCCGGCTTTGTCACCGATGACACAGCTGATATGGCCTTTGCACTCATGCTCGGCGTGGCGCGTAAACTGCGCGCTTGCGACACCTTTGTGCGTAGCGGAGAAAGGCCCTGGCCCATGACGGTCAACCTGGGCCTGCGCGTTTCTGGCAAAACACTGGGCCTCGTGGGCAGCGGGCGTATTGCGCAAGCCGTGGCAGCCCGGGCCGCAGGCTTTGGCATGTCGCTGCTCTACACCGCGCGTCACCGTAACGAGAATTTTGAGGCCAGTACGGGCGCGCGCTATGTCAGCAAGGATGATCTGCTGCGGCTGTCCGACTTTGTCAGCCTGCACATGCCGCTGACGCTGGAAACGGAAAAATATATCGGCAGCAGGGAGCTTGAACTCATGCAGCCTCATGCCATCCTTATCAATACAGCGCGTGGCAAGGTTGTGGACGAGGCCGCGCTTGCCAGCGCCCTGAAAAACGGCGTGATAGCCGGGGCCGGGCTGGATGTGTTTGAAAACGAACCGCTGGTGCTTCCTGTTCTCTGCGATCTGCCCAATGTGTTAATGACACCGCACAAGGGGGCGGCGACCATGGACGGATTCAGAAACATGGGGCGCAGCAGTGCGGAAAAGATTTTTGCAGCCCTGGACGGCAAGCTGCCCGCCAACTGCCTCAACCCCGAAGCACGGCAAGTATCAAACTGATTTATTTTGAAATTTGTTGAGGGTAGGGCGCTAAGACAACGGCATTACCCGCGCGGGCAAGCCGCAGCCTACTCCTGTTTTTTGTTGCGCCGACTTTGTCAGCGCAACAAAAAGGCTCCCGCTTTCGCGGGAGCCTTTTTCATTCTTCAAACGTATGAGCTGTTGGGCTGGCTTAGTACATGCCGCCCATGCCACCCATGCCGCCCATGCCACCCATGTCGGGCATGGCAGGAGCAGCGCCCTTGGGTTCGGGCTTTTCAGCAATGGCGCATTCGGTGGTCAGCAGCAGGGCGGCCACGGAAGCGGCGTTCTGCAGGGCCGTGCGAGTAACCTTTTTGGGGTCGATAACGCCAGCCTTGATGAGGTCTTCGTATTCGCCGGTGGCGGCGTTGAAGCCGAAGCCGTCCTTGCCCAGGCGAACCTTTTCGACCACGATGGAGCCTTCAAAGCCGGCATTGTGGGCGATCTGGCGCAGGGGTTCTTCAATGGAACGGCGGATGATGTTCACGCCAGCAAGTTCGTCGTCATCGGCGGGCTTGATGTCGTTCAGCACCTTGGAAACGCGGATCAGCGCAGTGCCGCCGCCAGGCACGATGCCTTCTTCAACGGCAGCGCGGGTGGCGTTCAGGGCGTCTTCAACGCGGTCTTTCTTTTCCTTCATTTCCACTTCGGTAGCAGCGCCAACGTGCACAACGGCCACGCCGCCCACGAGCTTGGCCAGACGTTCCTGGAGCTTTTCGCGGTCGTAGTCGGAGGTGCTGTCTTCGATCTGGGCGCGAATCTGCTTCACGCGGGCCTTGATGTCGTCGCCCTTGCCAGCGCCGTCAACGATGGTGGTGTTTTCCTTGTCGATGACAACGCGCTTGGCGGTGCCAAGTTCGGCAAGGGTCATACTTTCAAGCTTGGAGCCGGTGTCGTCAGAAGCCACCTGGCCGCCGGTCAGCACGGCGATATCCTGAAGCATGGCCTTGCGGCGGTCGCCGAAGCCGGGGGCCTTCACAGCCACAACCTGCAGGGCGCCGCGCAGCTTGTTGACCACCAGGGTGGCAAGGGCTTCGCCTTCCACGTCTTCAGCGATGATCATGAGCGGACGGTTCACCTTGGCAACCTGCTCAAGCACGGGCAGCATGTCTTTCATGCTGGAGATTTTCTTCTCGGTGCAGAGGATGTAAGGATTGTCCATTTCGCAGACCATCTTTTCGGTGTTGGTCACGAAATAGGGGGAGAGGTAGCCGCGGTCAAAGCGCATGCCTTCCACCACGTCCATGGTGGTTTCCAGACCCTTGGCTTCCTCAACTGTGATCACGCCTTCCTTGCCCACTTTGGACATGGCTTCGGCGATGATGTTGCCGATAGTGGCATCGGAGTTGGCGGAAATGGTGCCGATCTGGGCAATTTCCTTCTGGTCGCGGGTGGGCTTGGCCAGATTGGCAAGCTCGGCGATCAGGGCTTCAACGGCTTTGTCCACGCCGCGCTTGATGGCCATGGGGTTGCGGCCAGCGGCCACAAGCTTGGTTCCTTCGCGGTAGATGGCCTGGGCCAGGATGGTGGCGGTGGTGGTAC encodes:
- a CDS encoding 2-hydroxyacid dehydrogenase produces the protein MSRPRIFVPRTVVPEALESLQTRCDVEMGPGGGLPHEKLVEAVRGCDGVLSPVVALPADVIDAMAPTCKVISCFGVGFDHVDIAAATRNGIWVTHNPGFVTDDTADMAFALMLGVARKLRACDTFVRSGERPWPMTVNLGLRVSGKTLGLVGSGRIAQAVAARAAGFGMSLLYTARHRNENFEASTGARYVSKDDLLRLSDFVSLHMPLTLETEKYIGSRELELMQPHAILINTARGKVVDEAALASALKNGVIAGAGLDVFENEPLVLPVLCDLPNVLMTPHKGAATMDGFRNMGRSSAEKIFAALDGKLPANCLNPEARQVSN
- a CDS encoding PEP/pyruvate-binding domain-containing protein encodes the protein MTLLDCLRKWLVRDGSDEPDAEQLAREEAFKAHLRERCARFRRLLSSNKTALEAMSDVEEHLSGARPFGMDYVHAVSTRAVTAVFQMVRDLNALSDEGYEPLQQAFDRIREQMQNLLEDQPHQDGPNIMPLGDIRLHHITLVGGKMANLGEVAAHAGLDVPDGFAVTVSAYYRFMEYSGLHSELNRRIQATDMHSLDEVFSLSAALQQAVLSAPLPPELEQEITEAVAVMQRRAGPGLALALRSSAVGEDSLGVSFAGQYRSELNVPPEEACEVWKEIIASKYAVTAMSYRYQHGIPDDAAPMCVGVLAMVPAAAGGVAYSRDPVAAARGQEQVLLNAVPGLPQAVVDGAVTPDVFIFTRTNPPQPISKTLAGLAGVPASLTDAQAADLAQVALALEEYYAEPQDVEWALDSRNGRIVVLQSRPLHEADAATENRGDVADGAAVGSGECKILAENLPEGLSMLACGGVAVSPGVGMGPVFVARKEADMLSFPKGGILVVERALPRWAPLLSRASGMVSETGGMAGHLASVAREYRLPAVFSLPKACSLLDNAGDATLDAVRCAVFAGLNPELAAHVSEPPNLMEGSPVHQRLEALATLIVPLHLLDPESPEFAPEHCQTLHDITRFCHEKSVQLMFEEGSDVNQRMGKQLKAGVKLQYWIVDMGGGFRRHVGGAVVDIADIASTPMLALWDGMVAVPWAGPPAASASGFMSVMIESTMNPDLESTAPNAMSNKNFFIISDNYMILQARYGYHFCTVESLAGANNHENFVSFQFKGGAADRQRRRLRARMVADLLEAHGFRADVKDDSLFAVAENFPAADILQKTRMIGYLLIHTRQVDMIMLEQERAASLREKLGGDMASLLDRPLPAGD
- the groL gene encoding chaperonin GroEL (60 kDa chaperone family; promotes refolding of misfolded polypeptides especially under stressful conditions; forms two stacked rings of heptamers to form a barrel-shaped 14mer; ends can be capped by GroES; misfolded proteins enter the barrel where they are refolded when GroES binds) yields the protein MSAKEILFDVKAREKLARGVDKLANAVKVTLGPKGRNVAIEKSFGAPVITKDGVTVAKEIELTDKFENMGAQLVKEVASKTSDAAGDGTTTATILAQAIYREGTKLVAAGRNPMAIKRGVDKAVEALIAELANLAKPTRDQKEIAQIGTISANSDATIGNIIAEAMSKVGKEGVITVEEAKGLETTMDVVEGMRFDRGYLSPYFVTNTEKMVCEMDNPYILCTEKKISSMKDMLPVLEQVAKVNRPLMIIAEDVEGEALATLVVNKLRGALQVVAVKAPGFGDRRKAMLQDIAVLTGGQVASDDTGSKLESMTLAELGTAKRVVIDKENTTIVDGAGKGDDIKARVKQIRAQIEDSTSDYDREKLQERLAKLVGGVAVVHVGAATEVEMKEKKDRVEDALNATRAAVEEGIVPGGGTALIRVSKVLNDIKPADDDELAGVNIIRRSIEEPLRQIAHNAGFEGSIVVEKVRLGKDGFGFNAATGEYEDLIKAGVIDPKKVTRTALQNAASVAALLLTTECAIAEKPEPKGAAPAMPDMGGMGGMGGMGGMY